From the Mesotoga prima MesG1.Ag.4.2 genome, the window TTGATCCTTCTACTGTAAGGGCTGCCGGGGATAAGATCACGATAGCCCTGAAGGAACTTGAAGAAGGCTACATTAGAATAAGAAATGAAGAAATGCTAATGATTCTCGTCCCGAAGGTTAAGTAAACTATTAGTAGCGTGGACTCGCTTCGCAGATAAAGAGATTCTTTATTTGAGTTGTTGACAGGGATAAAGTGATTAGATATAATAGGTATCGTGCGTCGGGCCAACGTAGCTCAATCGGAAGAGCGGCTGATTTGTAATCAGCAGGTTGGGGGTTCAAGTCCCTTCGTTGGCTCCATAGGTTAACTATCGGTGGTAAGGTGCCCGAGTGGTCAAAGGGGGCGGACTGTAAATCCGCTGGCGGAACGCCTTCGGTGGTTCAAACCCACCCCTTACCACCATTAATTTTGCTACTGTTGAGGTGCATGCAATGGCAAAGAAAACAAAGGGAAATAAGGTCCTTGTAACATTGAAGTGTTCCGAGTGTGGTACTAGAAACTATTACAGGTTCAAGAACCGCCAAAAAAAGTACAAATTGGACTCGAGTAAATACTGCCCAAAGTGCAGGAAACATACCGAGCACAAAGAATCCAAGTAAGGTTGAGTCGGCTCAACTGAGTCAGGAGGAATCCCATGGC encodes:
- the rpmG gene encoding 50S ribosomal protein L33 produces the protein MAKKTKGNKVLVTLKCSECGTRNYYRFKNRQKKYKLDSSKYCPKCRKHTEHKESK
- a CDS encoding DNA-directed RNA polymerase subunit omega, translating into MIINYDLLLKRIRHKYAIPVAAAKRAEDLEDFGRPKLDPSTVRAAGDKITIALKELEEGYIRIRNEEMLMILVPKVK